The Lolium perenne isolate Kyuss_39 chromosome 6, Kyuss_2.0, whole genome shotgun sequence genome segment tgtagccaatagctcctcggtgtttcttcaatatttccaataacctttcttcctcaatctctgaaagtttagaactaataataacaggatatactttcttatcatcaatatgagcatatttaagattatcgggcaatggttttaaatcaaaaacaggatcttcttttggtggcaatgttgtacctagatcttctacctgtaaatcatgtttaaggataggttgacgaaggaaaatttcatcaagctcatttctttcttccctaaaaacttcactctcactattctccaaatgttgctgcaaaggattattaggagcgagagcaatagatgcacattgttcaactctaaaatcattattaggtgaatcagctttataaggagttttggcaaatttagagaaattaaactcataagattcaccagcaaatttagtcaaaattttctctttcttgcaatctataacagctccacaagtatttagaaaaggtctaccaaaaatgataggacaatacttactagcagcagaaccaagtaccaaaaagtcagcaggatatttaatcttaccacatagaacttccacatctcgaacaataccaattggagagatagtttctctattagctagccgaataaccacatcaatatcttcaagttcacaagaaccaatttcgtgcataatctccgtgtagagctcataaggaatagcactaatacttgcaccaatatcacataaaccataataacaatgatcaccaattctaacagatagcataggaacactagctttcctagacttattaggatgtgaaacaatattagaagcatcttcacacaaaataatatgaccatcttccacattttcagtcacaagatctttaactattgcaatagcgggttcaacctttatttgctcttcaggttctataggtttcttttcacttttattaaccgcactatttataacagagtactccttcattttagcagggaaaggagttttttcaatataagcttcaggaataacatgatcaatagtttcaactacaacacatttatttatagatgaatcaattttatctttatacggttcatgatacttatcaaaattcttcttaggcagttcataatgagaggcaaaagctttataaagatttgcagcaacttgagaatcaagaccataagtagcactcatattacggaatttatcagtatccataaaagcttcaatgcatttataatcataatttatacctgattctctatccttgtcgttctcccatccttcagtattctcctggatccgattaagaaggtcccttttaaactcttctttgttgcgtgtaaatgatccagaacaagaagtatccagcaaggtcttgtcttgaaaagaaagtcttgcatagaaattatcaataataacattaccaggaagctcatgaatggggcatttgagcattaaagacttcaatctcccccacgcttgggaaatactctctccatcatgaggccaaaaattatatatgcgattccgatctttgtgaatttcacttggaggatagaacttagaataaaatcggggcacaacatcattccattcaagagaatccccatcatccagtaatttataccaatgcgccactttaccagacagcgatatagagaatagtttcttcctcacttcatccatagcaatacctgcacacttgaataaaccgcataattcacgtAAGAACAGTAAACGCTCTCCAGGATGGAcatttccatcccctgtataacggttatccacaacacgttcaataattttcataggtattttgtatggaacctcttcctcgcctggcgcctcatccactacctttgcagtagtagtagattttccaaataaaaattcaagagaagatctctccataatgaattatagcagcaggcaggaataaaatcagcactaacagtaaaagtttcccttaccaattccacttaccaatagtgcttcactccccggcaacggcgccagaaaatagtcttgatgacccacaagtatagggggtgtatcgtagtattttcaataagtaagagtgtcgaacccaacgaggagcagaaggtgttgacaagcagtttcgatgaaggattcactgtaaatgctcacagacaagtattcagggggttttgatgtagcagttgaataaagtacgagtaagtaaagtgcgagagaattaattgcagcgagtggcccaatcctttttagcacaaaggacaagccggtttgtttacttataatgaccaaacgttcttgaggacacacgggaatttagtctagtgctttcgcttcatatagctaattaatcttcattgttttgataagtgttgtgtggatgaacctatgctaatgcaccgcccttcctaggactaatacatacttgtgattataccccttgcaagcatccgcaactacaagaaagtaattaagataaatctaaccacagccttaaactctgagatccttctatccctcctgcatcgatataccaacgggggttcaggtttctgtcactccggcaaccccgcaattggcaaacgaatacaagatgtattcccctaggcccataaaggtgaagtatcatgtagtcaacgttcacatgacaccactagaagaataacaccacaacttaaatatcataaaattgaatattactcaaccataattcactactaacatttagacttcacccatgtcctcaagaactaaacaaactactcacgagacatcatatggaacatgatcagatgtgatatgatgatgaatatcaatctgaatataaaccttggttcaatggtttcactcaatagcatcaataacaagtagaaatcaataccgggagagtttcccctatcaaacaatcaagatccaacccaaattgttacagcggtgacgatgtgcagcggtggagacggcggtgatgatgatgaagattatgatgatggcgatggagatgatgtccagctcgatgtcggtgacgatggcgtcgatttccccctccgggagggaatttccccgacagatttcagcctgccggagagctcttttctctctggtgttttccgccccgcagaggcggctgtgactcttcgcgactatcctctggagcttaggttttcgggacgaagatgtacgctaaggagaggaggccagagggggctgtgggccccctcctcacatggcggcgcgaccaggccttggcccgcgccggcctatgaggtgggcccatggcggccctcctcggctcccccttctggctcccttcgtcttctggaaaaataggatttttcatataatttctgtcaattgttgatcttccgaaatattgccttctgacgatgctttttccagcagaatcctggctccggtgcgcgatcctccaataatcatgaaacatgcaaaatagatgaaataacataagtatcatttccaaatataaaatatatcaatgaataacagcaaattatgatataaaatagtgatgcaaaatggacgtatcaatggtgaacaagccagaagatgagaagaaccccttccttgcttaagcaatctactagtgtttagcttcccctttcttttcaaacagggctctccctttttttcgccctttagtccgttgttttttattattaatgagaacttaagttttgattccttgaaaagcattgcagttaatcggagcacctaaaccgcatcGTTGTAAACCTTGCCTACGCCCCTTGGCGAACGATGGTACAACATAGTGCGCGGTAAAAACTCGTGCTCCGAAAAAGCCCTACGAGTGCTACAgaatgcaaaataaacaaggacattaactcttccctctgctatagatgcctctacgagtgccgtaaatagcaagagttcggaaatacatataaacacaacccacgttcgatattttacttatggaatatcaaagaacaacgggctgatCGGCAGAGTTATTGCACCCGATATATCCGGGAGCTGCTGttgaaacatacatcggttgaaagcaatgttgcgcatacaacgggtttagcaaaacctgcaacatgagctgatcactcaaataatttgctgaccaacgaatacacatacatctaaacgggcaattaagatttgctccttcaaaatttgccaacggcattaacacggtaaaagtacatatacatgtatctaccgaataaaaagtctcggctaaacaatcctaacacttggatgaaatagccaaaatacccatttacagAACAACCTTAACCCttgaatcacccttgcggagtctctttttcctcaggtacctttgaatccttttcaagcttgtcgacaattatattggcgggcaacaataccttcggatacagtgtCTCCAAATCACCAACTACGTTGGCGATAGTCAGCAGATTTGCTGAGGGATAACGTGCAAGGACAAGGgaaagtgtaaacctggcccctgcaaaaacctgagctcgcaccaagtctcaaatcttcttggtattcccaaactcagacatcagagtcagcagcgtaggagggaccacgttcaaggggaacatcgtcctccaaattaccctcagggctttgtagcacttgtcgaagaaatggtggacttgttggacccgatcctgaaattgtgcgacagccgaacccttcgagtgttcccgccagaaaatttcttcggctgatgacagctgggttaatgcgtgcacacgctcgtgaatccgcttgttctcttccgcacggttcaaagctatgactagCAGAGGAATCAACGGAAGATCAGGCAATACGTTTTTGACGAAAAAGTAATGAACACAAGgaccagggaacttacagttcaaactttcagtggctttatgcagttcagtaagagcatagcgctctacgtcggctgcaatcttgcccttcttcttgataataGCAGCCAATGCATAGGTGTTACGCAGATCCTTTTCCAACTgcgcgatccgatccttcatacgttggactcggtcatcttcagaaagagcacccgaagaatcgtcaATAAATGCAGGCACTGGGAACACCTGCAAGGAAAAGCGTCAAAGGCATGACAGATCGATTCGCATCAACATCAgaaggtactcccatcgggagaatgcaagtgcaaatatcataacaagggtgtgctagcaacattgctagcacgaaGTTTATTACAAGCAGAAGTTATCCGACAGAACACTGTTTCACATCAGCTCAAAGAAAAGTTTGTTACAAAAAATCAAAGGGCTTggttctgagtcgataaactggggccagccgatgtcttccttgatgaaaccagctcgaGCAGCTGGCGTGCACACTTAAGAGCTAACGTCTTGAAGATTCTTAAATCAAGGAAacgcccatcttgctctttcggcagctccttagacatTTCTTCGATATCGGCCttaaagccatgacccatcataagttggaaggcaaggagggcaccataggtatgcGAAGtgtgtttgaatacctcgataacctccttggtgtcaaccgcgaaggcgtcgatcaactgcccagagttttgtcttgattgatcttggggaagatcatcgagtgcatccgcgccatggcaccttttcccttttcaagaagctctcgcgtaagctggtgggaggcgagagtcatcgacacgccgtttgccggagagttgtttggaattttGTCCAAAGCATTGGCAGGgatgttggcggcttctgcaagaGAATAAAATCAAAAAGATCACTGACAAAAGATCGAATTCATAAGTGCAGTAATCGACAGAGGAGTATAAAAGagattaccaagcaaagccaaggaagactggcaaaggagttcatccttttcagctgcACGAGCCTCGGCAGTCAGCGTGGACACCTCCTCGTCTCTCAGTCTCTCCTTCAGCTTACCCAGTTCTTCCTTCAAGGAGTCGACCTCTTGGCGAgcttcggcagctatcttgactgcgccatccaacttcgaggaagaagatttaacttccttttgCAGCCAAGCCTTGTTCgcctccagagaagtgaattgggaggcgaaggcctccaaagaggatatAACACCCCGCAGGTCCTTAAGGAAGGAGGATGTTTGACAAAGAATCATTAAAAACAAGGTACACTCCAGAAAATTCGCGTTGTAATCAAaaaagacttacagaaggaggagtcgtggcggcagcagttgaaggaacatctttccccttagaaagggaggaagcagtcgtTACCTGAGCTGCGggggctgccttaggagccgaagcttcggaagccacgaCGTCCAGCGGAGCAGCGCCAAATTTggctttcttagacggaggctcaatgaaaccttcgtcactgcGAAAGGAAATGATTGACAAAAATTATGAAAAGAAATGCGAGAAATAAAGGACAAAATATGAATTCAGGGAAGAAGGTGCTTACATTTCAAAGAGATCgtcttcgtcggcaaagccgtCGGTTGATCTCTTCATGGGtgaagccctggtctcctccacagctgcattaacaaaggcatcacgatcagcgtcatcatcacgcacttatccctctgtgtcgcaagcatcaTCGACTGAGGAAGGAAGATCGGTGTGGACAGCTTCAGAATCTATCAGATCATCATGTTCGCTCTCTGGGCCTGTgtgctcgacagtgtgaaaatcaacagggaccgaggagcctcttccctcagaagtatcgtttggcgaatcatgcaagtctccagaaactatggggatctaTCGAAGAAAAGAACAAATAAGAACAATAGTAATTATGTCGACTAAGTTGAAGCAGAGTAATAAGAGCATGAGAAGGAAAATTACCTCTGACGGTGGGTGATCGGCATCAAGAGGAgtataagaagatatcaatgggatcgagtcttcctgactaaagagagtaaggcgacggacttcatcaagtgGCTCCTTTTCTGACAGTTCAGCAAtatttatcctggtttcatcctttggacccgagtacaaccacatcggacgaactctggccatgactggttggactcgacgtttcaagaacaccgcagccacctctgtgccgatcatagtttgaccatcggcctctttgatccaaagaaatttggcaaataattcgtcggctgcttccctttcgtcgggagagagaatgttcttccaagaatccttaggcttggcttcgaCGACGTCGGCAcagcaaggaagctgggactcggttgttgaggaatccttgacataaaaccatttcagtctccatccttgcacgtattctctcattgggaaactaaaatagttaacctctgaacgggccacaaaccccactcctccgatGACAAAAGATCCATTACTACTGATGTACCTCtttacatagaagatctttttccacaacccaaaacgaggctcaatgcccaataacgcctcgcagagggtgatgaacacaacaacgtgaaggatcgagttaggggtgagttgccacagttggatttcgtaagtctgCAGAATACGATGAAGgaattcatgggcaggaagcgagagaccccgatacaagaatgacaggaacaccacggtaaaaccagcagggggattgggccgagaaatcgcacctggaagaatcacgttcccctcgtcggaggagattaacccgaggcttcaggccctcttctcatcatgtttcatgatggaggacgctagccaatccccaggtttggctatcgagcctggcggcgctagcggcgctggagctggaggaggagcatctaGAGCACTCCTCTTCGGAAGATTCGAGGaggatttggcggcggcgccaccgctcgtggaactggcggcggcagtgaggctcttcttcttcaccattacaAGATCTGGGGAGGATCGgaaaagcggtggtggcggcgcagcggttgcgaagaaaggaagaagaagaaggacaagaagatgCTACGGCAAATGTGGGAGAAGATTAGAGATTTTCgtcctttggagattttaagagAGGGAGAACTTGAGGGCTGAGTGGGCACGTGTCATTGTTGCCAGTTCATTAAGTGGACCTTTTTCCATTGATgattgcggaaatcgaggaggcgccttggtaactgtgcgagaagggcggatattgcttaaaaatagggccagacagagaaagcatgggcccagcgggtcgcgtcttatcagtcaaaatcaagatgtCAGTAAAACATCATCAATGACGTCGTGAGGAATGCTCAAAGCACTCGAATGAATAAAAAAGGTATCGGATgatgaacttgagtctatgcacagattgcgagcatttgcacttagactcgggggctactcccatcgggagcgctggacgcgcacccgacagaataaGGATTCGAAGGAAAAAAGattgaagaaaaagatgattgctcagctcgagtctgcacccggttgcaagcacccgtgcccagactcgggggctactcccatcgggagcgctggacgcgcacccgacaaaacttttgtgcactccaggatcatgcccggggacttgattctttgtagggtaatgttgttttgccattggcagttaaccagcaaaagttgggcacgttactcattatcccttgcatgcggaaaatatatcggatgacctatgaagacttgcagaaaaacttcggcagagtagaacgttcgagtggtacaacttgagtctacgcacggattgcaagcatccgtacctagactcgggggctactcccatcgggagcgctgacgcgcacccgacagaagaagatgatgctggttcaagatgaacaagaacaatcaaggagaagaacattaagaggaggcatgcttcagtctctacctgaactatgttcggctagacactcgggggctactgacgtgggcattacccttcgggtaaccgacattgccctatcctgtattatctagttggaggcccatgaaggcacttggaggcaagacgggccacctggatggcgcaccagaagattccttggcgggcaagacaaggaagcagacgaacaaggaaagattagatttgaaactactgtaaacctagtcgtactcggttagacctcttgagacctggccccttatataaaggccaggagaggggctgccgagggacacaatcaatcttagcaatcttagccaccaaaagtctagagctaggtcgccgtagcacttagcctctcgacgagatctcagccgaactattcggcaccccattgtaacccaatatcttcataatcaagatcagacaggcaggacgtaaggtttttacctcatcgagggccccgaacctgggtaaatcgctctccccgcttgtctatgaaccgatgtctcgtgtcagcttgcaggattccatcaaccctaagccccaatcagagggcattgccgaggagtaccctcgacaactgAGACCCAGGGCACGGACGTTGTGCCGCCCGGGGTTGAAGAAGGTACCGCTGAGGGGGGCGGCCTCTCGGCGACAAGGAAGGAGCGCCGGACCAAGGCTGCCAGGGACCAATCTCGTCCTGGCGACCCCGAGGCGCGACCGGAGGAAGCACCATCGACCGAGGCGGTGCTGCAGGCGGGCAAAGCGGCCGAGTCGCGCTGTCCTCCGCCGTCGACTTTGTCCTTCACTGAGCTCCATACAGCGCTCAGTGAAGTGCATGTGGTAGGCATTCCTTTACTCGCAGTCCAGTCCTCCCCCAGTCCCTGAGGGTCGACTTGGGCTGAAGGGGCGAGTCGAGTCTCCTTTTGCACCTagactgttgttgttgttgttgttgttgacgtTCGTCCGTCTCCTACGTAGGCGGAGGTGAAGCGATTGACGGCActtgtggaggaggcggcgcagaagaaccGCAAGCTTATCGCCCTGGGCGGTAAGTTGTTTTCTCTCGTCTCCTCCTTTTTGTTCGTCGTGCGCATGTATGTGGATTTGTTGTCATCATCTCCTGCTTtctgtagcagaggcgcaggcgaAGGCGCATACATCATCGTGGAGTACAAGGGGAAGCTAGAATCTGCGACAGAGGCGAGGGATGCTGCGCGGGGGGCCGCAGCGGCTCTTCGGGAGGAGGTTGCAGCGTTGAAGCTACAGCATGCCAAGGAGCTCGCCGCGGAGAAGCAGGTATCCGAGGGTACTGTCCTagcggtgcaggccgagaagaccagCTTCGAGGTGTTTGTCCGCGAGATGTCGCGGCAGCTTCTTGGTAAGTTCTGCcggtcctccggtaagcttcctTGTTGATCATCAGttgggcgagtcggcctcgggggccagtccccgagcgtggcgagtctgcctcgggggccagtccccgagcgtggcgagtccgcctcgggggccagtccccgagcgtggcgagtccgccttcggggccagtccccgagcgtggcgagtcagcCTCGGggcccagtccccgagcgtggtgaGTCCTCCTCGGGGCCTAGTCCCCGAGCGTGGTGAGTCCGCcttgggggccagtccccgagcgtggcgagtccgcgCCAGGAGCGAGTTCTTACTGGAACTTTTTTTGTGGTTTTCAGGCCAATGCGAGCTCATGGAGAcggcgaccgcgtcgataatctggtcgattcgtggcaggacgaatgggtccttgggacATGCGTGGTTGTGGctagtgtagtcgatacacatgcaccatgtcttgttcttctttagcaccaAGACTTGGTTTGCCAGCCATTTTGGGTGTTTGATTTCGATGATGAAGCTGGCGGCGAGTAGCCGGTTCACTTCTTTGgcgattgcgggccgtcgctcttcACCCACggggcgcattgcctgcctaacggggcGTGCGGAGGGGTCGAtgtgtaatttgtgctcagcaagttctctcgggacacccggcatgtcggacggtttccatgcaaagatatctcgattctcacggagtaacttgatgagcgcgctttcctattgggcggacaggcccgtcccaatggtaatttACCTACTCGGATCAtcctctacaagatctacttggcgagtgTCGGTTGTAGgcttgaaggttgctgcggacgagtcgagctcggtcggcttctccaggatggcggggtcgttgcggtcgactggATACTTGGCGAGCTCGGTGGAGTTGTCATGTTCGTTGGCGATgatggcgtcggcgagcttggcgctgatATCCTCGCATTCCAGTGCCATCTCCGGGTTGCCGTGGACGGTTATGACGCCATGGGGCccgggcatcttcatcatgttgtaggcGTAGTGAGGTGCGGCCATGAACCGGGCGAATGCCTGTCGGCCGAGCACGCAGTGATAGGAGCTGCGGAAGTTgaccacctcgaacgttatccgctcaGTGTGGTAGTTtacgggcgtgccgaaggtgaccGGTAGTGTgaccttgccgatcgggaaggccttccgcccgtGGACGATGCCATGGAATGTGACCTTGGTGTTTTCAAGGCGTGAATCTGGTAGGCCGAGCCGCTGGAAGGTCTCGTAGTACAGAATGTTGATGGAGCTCCCTCCATCCATCAGGGTTTTTGGCAGCCAGTAGTCGGCTACCTTGGGCCTGACAACTAGCGGAAGTCGGTCGGGGTACTCGATGCGAGGAGCATGGTCTTCGCGACTCCAGGTGATGCtctgctcggaccagttgagccaccggGGCACGTCGAGGACGACCGCGTGTACCGCCACCGCCCTTGTGAGGACCTTCATGTCCCGGCGATCGCCGACTCCGGTGAAGGtatggagcgagccggcgctgcgacaGAACCCTTCTCCCTTGTGCTTGTCTGGGTCCTTGGCACGGTCTTTGTGCTGGTTGCCGCCATCTGTTTCCTTGGCGCGGCAGGGCCTTCTCTATTTGCTTGAGGGAATAACAGTTCCCCGTCGTGTGTGTTGAGGGCTTGCCCTCCCTGCTGTGGTAGATGCATGGGGCGTCCAGCAAACTGCGGGCATCGAAGCGCTTGGGCTGGGGTCGATCCTCCTGTGGCACACGGTTGTCGCGTCAGAAGGATTTTGGTTCACGTTGCTCGTAGTCGGTGTTGGCGACGAGCTCGGTTTTTGTCCTCCGTCGGCGCGGCGCTTGCCGTTGCTGGACCGACCGCCGAACCGGTAGTCGCCACGGCAAGAGTCGGTGTGAATGGGGCGGCGATTGCGCCGCTACCCGTACTCGTCGTCTgagtcgactgtagggtcttcgtcggcgtagtgatacacatacagcacgcgtccgttgggaaccccaagaggaaggtgtgatgcgtacaacagcaagtttttcttcagtaagaaaccaatgtttatcgaaccagtaggagccaagaagcacgttgaaggttgatggcggcggagtgtagtgcggcgcaacaccagggattccggcgccaacgtggaacctgcacaacacaaccaaattactttgccccaacgtgacagtgaggttgtcaatctcaccggcttgctgtaacaaaggattagatgtatagtgtggatgatgatgtttgcagaaaatagtagaatgagtattgcagttgattgtgttcgatgtaaaagaatagaccggggtccacaattcactagtggtgtctctcccataagataaatagcatgttgggtgaacaaattacagttgggcaattgacaaataaagagggcatgaccatgcacatacatgttatgatgagtattgtgagatttaattgggcattacgacaaagtacatagacctctatccagcatgcatctatgcctaaaaagtccaccttcaggttatcatctgaaccccctccagtattaagttgcaaacaacagacaattgcattaagtatggtgcattgatgttttatccctagtggcaacagcacatccacaaccttagaactttctgtcactgtcccagatttaatggaggcatgaacccactatcgagcacaaatactccctcttggagttacaagcaaaaacttggccagagcctctactagcaacggagagcatgcaagatcataaacaacacatagatgatagattgataatcaacataacatagcattcgctattcatcggatcccaacaaacgcaacatgtagcattacagatagatgatcttgatcatgttaggcagctcacaagatctaacaatgatagcacaattaggagaagacgaccatctagctactgctatggacccatagtccaggggtgaactactcacacatcactccggaggcgaccatggcggtgaagagtcctccgggagatgattcccctctccggcagggtgccggaggcgatctcctgaatcccccgagatgggattggcggcggcggcgtctctggaaggttttccgtatcgtggctctcggtactggagttattatcgacgaaggcttaagtaggcggaagggtaggtcagggggcgccacgaggggcccacacaacaggccggcgcagccagggcctgggccgcgccgccctagtgtgtggctgcctcgtcgccccacttcatttcctctccggacttctggaagcttcgtgga includes the following:
- the LOC139832609 gene encoding uncharacterized protein; translation: MKVLTRAVAVHAVVLDVPRWLNWSEQSITWSREDHAPRIEYPDRLPLVVRPKVADYWLPKTLMDGGSSINILYYETFQRLGLPDSRLENTKVTFHGIVHGRKAFPIGKVTLPVTFGTPVNYHTERITFEVVNFRSSYHCVLGRQAFARFMAAPHYAYNMMKMPGPHGVITVHGNPEMALECEDISAKLADAIIANEHDNSTELAKG